A genome region from Candidatus Eremiobacterota bacterium includes the following:
- a CDS encoding DUF2182 domain-containing protein, whose translation MTPAARERLRVRVPLLSISGGAWLLLALQPSSMAMPAYCSAATLGAMPALSSIATLVALKPPTSMAAGWALMLAAMMVPTLIGPVRHVRDRSFARRRVRAIVLFALAYAAIWMAAGMLLLEAAIVLRLAVPETVLLASAIAVAAVWQFSPGKQRCLNRCHARPALAAFGAAADAGALRFGLMQGIWCVGSCWALMLLPVVVMGWHVAAMAMVALWLSAERLDTPAPPRWRFRVPAKALRIALAQARTLPVATRAFAERGSRAPRAPKRGRATPPPRAA comes from the coding sequence ATGACGCCGGCCGCCCGTGAGCGCTTGCGCGTCCGCGTGCCGCTGCTGTCGATCAGCGGCGGCGCGTGGCTGCTGCTCGCGCTCCAGCCGAGCAGCATGGCGATGCCGGCCTACTGCTCGGCCGCGACGCTGGGGGCGATGCCGGCATTGTCGTCCATAGCAACGCTGGTTGCGCTCAAGCCGCCGACGTCAATGGCGGCGGGTTGGGCGTTGATGCTGGCGGCGATGATGGTGCCGACGCTGATCGGGCCGGTGCGTCACGTCCGTGACCGCAGCTTCGCGCGACGGCGCGTGCGCGCGATCGTGTTGTTCGCGTTGGCATACGCGGCGATTTGGATGGCGGCCGGCATGCTGCTGCTCGAGGCCGCAATCGTGCTTCGGCTGGCCGTTCCCGAGACGGTACTGCTCGCGTCGGCGATCGCCGTCGCGGCGGTCTGGCAGTTCTCGCCCGGGAAACAGCGGTGTCTCAACCGTTGCCATGCGCGGCCTGCGCTAGCGGCGTTCGGTGCGGCCGCCGACGCCGGCGCGCTTCGGTTCGGGTTGATGCAGGGGATTTGGTGCGTCGGCTCGTGCTGGGCGCTGATGCTGCTGCCCGTCGTCGTCATGGGCTGGCATGTTGCCGCGATGGCGATGGTGGCGCTGTGGCTCTCCGCCGAGAGGCTCGACACGCCGGCGCCCCCGCGCTGGCGTTTCCGCGTCCCGGCCAAAGCTCTGCGCATAGCGCTCGCGCAGGCGCGCACGCTGCCGGTCGCTACGCGCGCTTTCGCTGAGCGAGGTAGTCGCGCACCGCGCGCTCCGAAGCGCGGGCGAGCCACGCCTCCTCCACGAGCTGCTTGA
- a CDS encoding MmcQ/YjbR family DNA-binding protein, which produces MATWDQVRRYAFALPGVSEETSRGSAAWLVNKKFFVWERPLRKSDLAVLGEGAPKGEILGVRTADLEMKEALLASGPAALFTIPHFDGYPAVLVQLDNISAKDLKQLVEEAWLARASERAVRDYLAQRKRA; this is translated from the coding sequence ATGGCGACGTGGGATCAGGTTCGGCGGTATGCTTTTGCGCTGCCCGGCGTGAGCGAAGAGACGTCGCGCGGCAGCGCGGCGTGGCTGGTGAACAAGAAGTTCTTCGTGTGGGAGCGCCCGCTGCGCAAGTCGGATCTCGCGGTGCTTGGCGAGGGGGCGCCGAAGGGCGAGATCCTCGGCGTGCGCACCGCAGATCTCGAGATGAAAGAGGCGCTGCTCGCGAGTGGCCCGGCGGCGCTGTTCACGATCCCGCACTTCGACGGCTATCCGGCCGTGCTGGTGCAACTCGACAACATATCCGCCAAGGACCTCAAGCAGCTCGTGGAGGAGGCGTGGCTCGCCCGCGCTTCGGAGCGCGCGGTGCGCGACTACCTCGCTCAGCGAAAGCGCGCGTAG
- a CDS encoding M13 family metallopeptidase, producing MRDSLVSSVLHFGAAVALAAGIAWFAPARTAHAADDLPGPFDAASIDRTANACSNFFDYATGGWRKAHPIPPEYTEYGYIERLQDETQTLVRNILEAAAKNPGAAGTATQKIGDFYASCMDTAAIERDGLKALDPELARINAVTTPAALDEEIAHLHSLGVGAAFSLRAIQNPHDSTHVIANVSSGGTRLPERGYYFRDDAASQKLREQYVAHIAAMLRLAGDRSPEASAKDAMAVETALAEGAMTAAERRDPKNTDHPMTASEVAALMPHFPFDVYLHRTSIPPSGTINVAVPKFLTAFDAELTKAPLPAWRAYLRWQLVDAAAPGLPKRFEDEEFAFNGRILNGAKEQQPRWKRCVSATDASLGMAVGQVYVAKAFPPSAKQRALDMTLRMRDAYRAEMASLTWMSDATKATALAKLDAMGFKVGYPDVWRSYAGYRVERGSYAGNLIRGAAFERNRQLSQIGRPVDRTEWGMTPQTVNAYNAPSLNEIVLPAAQLQRPFFDEHADDASNLAATGAGTVGHEMTHGFDDQGHKFDLHGNLTNWWTPEDAARFDQRANCVVKQFDDAVAVGDTHYQGKLVEGEAIADLGGVVIGYRALETSLGNRPRTTLDGFTPEQRYFIAFAQSWTESVRDETAKRLALSDAHPLPRDRVNLTLRNVPGWYSAFNCTPPPSVCSVW from the coding sequence ATGCGGGACTCGCTCGTTTCATCTGTCCTCCACTTCGGCGCTGCCGTCGCGCTCGCCGCGGGCATCGCCTGGTTTGCGCCTGCGCGCACGGCGCACGCAGCCGACGATCTGCCGGGACCGTTCGACGCGGCGAGCATCGACCGCACCGCGAACGCATGCTCGAACTTCTTCGACTACGCGACGGGCGGCTGGCGCAAAGCGCATCCCATTCCGCCGGAATACACCGAATACGGATACATCGAGCGGCTGCAGGACGAAACCCAAACGCTGGTTCGAAACATCCTCGAAGCGGCGGCGAAGAACCCCGGCGCCGCGGGAACCGCGACCCAGAAGATCGGCGACTTCTATGCTTCGTGCATGGACACGGCCGCGATCGAGCGCGACGGCCTCAAGGCGCTCGACCCGGAGCTGGCGCGAATCAACGCGGTCACGACGCCCGCCGCGCTCGACGAGGAGATCGCGCACCTTCACTCGCTCGGCGTCGGCGCCGCGTTCTCGCTGCGCGCGATTCAAAACCCGCACGACTCCACGCACGTGATCGCGAACGTCAGCAGCGGCGGAACGCGGCTGCCCGAGCGCGGCTACTACTTCCGCGACGACGCGGCGTCGCAGAAGCTGCGCGAGCAGTACGTCGCGCACATCGCGGCGATGCTTCGGCTCGCGGGCGACCGCTCTCCCGAGGCGAGCGCGAAGGACGCGATGGCGGTCGAGACGGCGCTCGCCGAAGGCGCGATGACGGCCGCCGAGCGGCGCGACCCGAAGAACACCGACCATCCGATGACTGCGAGCGAGGTGGCGGCACTCATGCCGCACTTCCCGTTCGACGTCTATTTGCACCGAACGAGCATTCCGCCGAGCGGAACGATCAACGTAGCGGTGCCGAAATTTCTGACCGCCTTCGACGCCGAGCTGACGAAAGCGCCGCTGCCGGCCTGGCGCGCGTACCTGCGCTGGCAGCTCGTCGACGCCGCCGCACCCGGGCTGCCGAAGCGTTTCGAGGACGAGGAGTTCGCGTTCAACGGCCGGATCTTGAACGGTGCGAAAGAACAGCAGCCGCGCTGGAAGCGCTGCGTCAGCGCCACCGACGCGAGCCTCGGGATGGCGGTGGGCCAAGTCTACGTCGCAAAAGCGTTTCCACCGTCGGCGAAGCAGCGCGCGCTCGACATGACGCTGAGAATGCGCGATGCCTACCGCGCCGAGATGGCGTCGCTGACGTGGATGTCGGACGCGACGAAAGCCACCGCGCTCGCGAAGCTCGACGCGATGGGCTTCAAGGTCGGCTATCCCGACGTGTGGCGCAGCTACGCCGGGTACCGCGTCGAGCGCGGCAGCTACGCCGGAAACCTGATTCGCGGCGCCGCGTTCGAGCGCAACCGGCAGCTCAGCCAGATCGGCCGGCCCGTCGACCGCACCGAGTGGGGCATGACGCCGCAGACGGTCAACGCCTACAACGCGCCGAGCTTGAACGAGATCGTGCTGCCGGCCGCGCAGCTGCAGCGGCCGTTCTTCGACGAGCATGCCGACGACGCGTCCAATCTCGCCGCCACCGGCGCGGGAACCGTCGGCCACGAGATGACGCACGGGTTCGACGATCAGGGCCACAAGTTCGACCTGCACGGAAACCTGACGAACTGGTGGACGCCCGAAGACGCCGCGCGCTTCGACCAGCGCGCGAACTGCGTCGTCAAGCAGTTCGACGACGCGGTCGCGGTCGGCGACACGCACTATCAGGGAAAGCTGGTGGAGGGTGAGGCGATCGCGGACCTCGGCGGCGTCGTGATCGGATACCGCGCGCTCGAGACCTCGCTCGGGAACCGCCCGCGCACGACGCTTGACGGCTTTACGCCGGAGCAGCGCTACTTCATCGCCTTTGCGCAGTCGTGGACCGAAAGCGTCCGCGACGAAACCGCGAAGCGCCTGGCTCTGAGCGACGCGCACCCGCTGCCCCGCGACCGCGTCAACCTGACGCTGCGCAACGTTCCCGGCTGGTACAGCGCCTTCAACTGCACCCCGCCCCCGTCGGTCTGCTCGGTGTGGTGA